In a single window of the Coffea eugenioides isolate CCC68of chromosome 3, Ceug_1.0, whole genome shotgun sequence genome:
- the LOC113765773 gene encoding calmodulin-like protein 8 — MGEVLNQEQIVEFKEAFSLFDKDGDGCITIEELATVIRSLDQNPSEEELQDMISEVDADGNGTIEFAEFLNLMAKKIKETDAEEELKEAFKVFDKDQNGYISASELRHVMINLGEKLTDEEVEQMIREADLDGDGQVNYDEFVKMMTTVG, encoded by the exons ATGGGAGAAGTACTCAATCAAGAACAGATTGTCGAGTTCAAGGAAGCCTTTAGTCTGTTTGATAAGGATGGAGATG GTTGCATCACCATTGAAGAATTGGCCACTGTGATAAGGTCACTGGATCAAAATCCAAGTGAGGAAGAACTGCAGGACATGATTAGTGAAGTTGATGCTGATGGAAATGGAACCATTGAGTTTGCGGAATTCTTGAACCTCATGGCCAAAAAGAttaag GAAACCGATGCAGAGGAGGAGCTTAAAGAGGCTTTTAAAGTGTTTGACAAAGACCAAAATGGTTACATTTCAGCCAGTGAG CTGAGGCACGTGATGATCAATCTAGGGGAGAAACTGACTGATGAAGAGGTGGAGCAGATGATCAGAGAGGCTGATTTGGATGGTGATGGTCAAGTCAATTACGATGAATTTGTCAAGATGATGACGACCGTTGGATAA